A genome region from Anastrepha obliqua isolate idAnaObli1 chromosome 4, idAnaObli1_1.0, whole genome shotgun sequence includes the following:
- the LOC129244310 gene encoding jerky protein homolog-like, whose product MITEKAKYFHGKLNINSECKYSSGWLEKFKNRHGIRRLKSTGEKECADYVSATMFVEDLNEYIKNEQLTTEQIYNADETGLFWKCLPQNSLASGDECSIEGYKESKERITALLCANAAGTHKCKLMIIGKSANPRCLKNVKYIPVVYKSNKRAWVTQELFLEWFNNNFVPEVREHLQRIGLEKNCKVLLLLDNCPAHPDVNTMISDNVTVKYLPPNCTSLIQPMDQGAIRSFKCQYRKFIVQKLVDSNSRHEFVKSLNIKSALWTAATSWDSVTPRVLNKVWNNLLSQDDENDSTFSIEIQSDVLIPPGFTADAISKWMECDIDVAPFAIVSDDEIVNMVNQTEEYELESNSEESDGGNTVETPTLAQAIEASSVLLKFLENYTGTGISEPDKIQVYRIQSHLLKEQMNSKRQTTLNEYFKLI is encoded by the coding sequence ATGATTACTGAgaaggcaaaatattttcatggtaaattaaacataaattccGAGTGTAAGTATTCATCTGGTTGgctggaaaaattcaaaaatcggcATGGAATTCGTAGGCTGAAATCCACAGGAGAAAAGGAGTGTGCTGATTATGTGTCTGCAACGATGTTTGTGGAAGACTTAAACGAATACATTAAAAATGAACAACTTACAACTGAACAAATTTATAATGCAGACGAAACCGGTCTATTTTGGAAGTGTTTGCCCCAAAATTCGTTGGCGAGTGGTGATGAATGTTCTATTGAGGGGTACAAAGAGTCCAAGGAAAGAATCACAGCTTTACTTTGTGCAAATGCAGCTGGGACTCACAAGTGTAAATTGATGATAATAGGAAAAAGTGCTAATCCaagatgtttaaaaaatgttaaatacattCCTGTAGTTTATAAGTCTAATAAGAGAGCTTGGGTAACACAAGAGCTATTTCTGGAGTGGTTTAACAACAATTTTGTACCAGAGGTAAGAGAACATTTACAACGCATTGGTCTCGAAAAGAATTGCAAAGTTCTTTTGCTATTAGACAACTGTCCAGCACACCCGGATGTAAATACAATGATATCTGATAATGTTACAGTAAAATATCTACCACCGAATTGTACATCTTTGATTCAGCCTATGGATCAAGGAGCCATTCGGAGTTTCAAATGCCAGTACCGTAAATTTATCGTGCAAAAACTTGTGGATTCTAATAGTCGACACGAATTTGTTAAATCTTTGAACATTAAGTCAGCTTTATGGACAGCAGCGACTTCGTGGGATTCTGTAACCCCACgtgttttaaataaagtttggaATAACTTACTATCTCAAGATGATGAAAATGATTCAACTTTTAGTATTGAGATACAATCAGATGTATTAATACCACCTGGTTTTACAGCTGATGCTATCTCAAAGTGGATGGAGTGCGATATTGATGTCGCACCGTTTGCTATTGTATCTGATGATGAAATCGTTAACATGGTCAATCAAACAGAAGAATATGAGCTTGAGTCAAATTCAGAGGAATCAGATGGAGGTAATACGGTAGAAACCCCCACATTAGCTCAAGCAATAGAGGCTAGTAGTGTTTTGTTAAAGTTCTTAGAAAACTATACTGGTACAGGTATTTCAGAACCAGACAAAATACAAGTGTATCGCATACAAAGTCATTTACTTAAGGAACAAATGAATTCTAAAAGACAAACAACTTTaaacgaatattttaaattaatataa
- the LOC129246031 gene encoding uncharacterized protein LOC129246031 isoform X3 → MDVSPNRNSAGSASKLVSTPLTPGRKDLSKSIPKLTGEQTFKQKIEPSKRPSSATDSAVESGSIAPIAPTTSNTPTLTPKSSNESKPHYVRSKTTATNATTKTGTTPRFGQRQQMRSASKISLTIKELGGNKKLEPNMSKMSFKANTSTNLKPPHIKTPTLRGNAAARISKRSASTISSRSNCDIRKGEVALPQLTKITSTAGDHDAGGGQVLSARERVVENNKLKVFEGLQRKLQDMQTDFMQKFETLKLSSPDKLKADYKFITLVKNDEYKLVLKDDHVIKMPKKLPTDSVNDFKEKVRFAVNSCLMCLIDNLSEAERTLNLDEMRTKLEEEQTKKLQDLFECVNSLAKARDTEMDTQIVRMQKEIQEGKKALQMADKRLAELKAVHTDEIETLQKELKEKTEADATKRETQIAEMNRKLRNLEKQHDKLKTTLQQNTEECTHEQTEKAKLQEELKSCKENIQALNKKLAHSENQLNHEKKDKHEKNETIQKLEVELEKSKKAIEEAIQTKTQVEHSHHEKELKKEINKLKGKIDASEKEKHEFVEQVEKLQEKIMEMDKLRDKISELEESNRELLEREKHAEESTELPKENQEEFQKLLQSEAEKHREIEKLKVELCKAHFSIEQLEEQIRRDQQLLEVRSELINSLQTNDNSQRIHLDQMFADVGEKNITINEVWLNNELRTKSEEFNNLFNTLSHKQMELSRQEHMIKLLEESNDRSQMLRVKQEEKIGRMEEEIANLKQTIAIYQHNVLGNPGCKNLIYQPIPGSDDCNENLYYYTSERRRKRQIDINVKKYET, encoded by the exons atggATGTTTCGCCAAACAGAAATAGTGCCGGCAGTGCCAGCAAACTCG TATCGACACCATTAACGCCTGGTCGTAAGGATCTTTCCAAATCCATACCCAAATTAACTGGTGAGCAAACTTTCAAGCAAAAGATCGAGCCATCTAAAAGGCCGTCCTCAGCAACGGACTCAGCTGTTGAGAGTGGTTCCATTGCTCCCATCGCTCCCACCACAAGCAATACTCCTACACTAACGCCCAAAAGCAGTAATGAATCGAAACCGCACTACGTTCGGTCAAAAACT aCGGCTACAAATGCAACCACGAAGACTGGAACTACACCGCGCTTCGGTCAGCGCCAACAAATGCGATCCGCCTCCAAGATCAGCTTAACCATCAAAGAATTGGGCGGTAACAAGAAACTCGAACCAAACATGTCCAAAATGAGTTTCAAGGCGAACACTTCGACGAATTTAAAGCCGCCACATATAAAAACGCCGACATTGCGTGGCAATGCGGCTGCTAGGATCTCGAAGAGAAGTG CTAGCACCATTTCCTCTCGCAGCAATTGCGATATACGCAAAGGTGAAGTAGCCTTGCCACAACTCACCAAAATTACTTCAACTGCTGGTGATCACGACGCCGGAGGCGGGCAAGTACTGAGCGCCCGTGAACGTGTCGTCGAGAATAATAAACTGAAAGTGTTCGAGGGTCTTCAACGCAAGTTGCAGGATATGCAAACGGACTTCATGCAAAAGTTCGAGACCCTAAAACTCAGCTCACCCGACAAACTAAAAGCGGACTATAAATTCATAACCTTGGTTAAGAATGACGAATATAAGTTGGTACTGAAGGACGATCACGTGATTAAGATGCCGAAGAAATTAC CGACGGACTCTGTAAATGATTTTAAAGAGAAAGTGCGCTTCGCAGTGAACAGTTGCCTTATGTGCCTGATAGATAACCTAAGTGAAGCGGAGCGTACGCTGAATTTGGATGAAATGCGTACTAAGCTTGAAGAAGAGCAG ACCAAAAAATTGCAAGATCTCTTCGAATGCGTGAACTCGCTAGCCAAAGCCCGGGATACCGAGATGGATACGCAGATCGTTAGAATGCAAAAAGAAATACAG GAGGGCAAAAAAGCCTTACAAATGGCCGATAAGCGGTTAGCGGAATTGAAAGCTGTACACACTGATGAAATAGAGACTTTGCAGAAAGAGTTAAAGGAAAAAACTGAAGCCGATGCAACAAAGCGGGAAACTCAAATCGCTGAG ATGAATCGAAAACTGCGTAATTTAGAGAAACAACATGATAAATTGAAGACCACACTGCAACAGAATACAGAGGAATGCACCCACGAACAAACGGAGAAGGCGAAGCTGCAGGAGGAACTGAAAAGTTGTAAGGAAAA TATTCAAGCTCTCAATAAGAAATTGGCACACTCTGAAAATCAATTGAACCACGAAAAGAAAGATAAACACGAGAAAAACGAAACCATACAAAAACTGGAAGTTGAACTCGAAAAGTCTAAGAAGGCAATAGAAGAAGCAATCCAAACGAAAACACAAGTCGAACATTCCCACCATGAGAAAGAACTCAAAAAGGAGATAAATAAGTTGAAAGGAAAAATAGACGCATCGGAAAAAGAGAAGCATGAGTTTGTGGAGCAGGTTGAGAAACTGCAGGAG AAAATTATGGAGATGGATAAGTTACGGGATAAGATCAGTGAACTGGAAGAAAGTAATCG AGAATTGTTGGAACGCGAGAAACATGCCGAAGAAAGCACAGAATTGCCCAAGGAAAATCAGGAAGAG TTCCAAAAATTACTTCAGTCCGAGGCCGAAAAACATCGAGAAATCGAAAAACTCAAAGTTGAATTATGCAAAGCGCACTTTAGTATCGAACAGCTGGAGGAACAGATCCGCCGCGATCAACAACTGCTAGAGGTGCGCAGCGAATTGATAAACTCCTTGCAAACGAAtgacaatagtcagcgcatacATCTTGATCAAATGTTTGCCGATGTTGGTGAAAAGAATATTACCATCAATGAGGTATGG CTGAACAATGAGTTGCGTACGAAATCGGAGGAATTCAATAATCTCTTCAACACGTTGAGTCACAAGCAAATGGAATTGTCACGTCAGGAGCATATGATAAAGTTGTTGGAGGAGAGTAATGACCGTAGTCAGATGTTGCGGGTGAAGCAGGAGGAGAAGATCGGAAGGATGGAAGAAGAGATTGCTAACCTGAAGCaaacaat CGCCATCTATCAACACAATGTGCTTGGAAATCCCGGCTGTAAGAATCTCATCTATCAACCCATCCCGGGATCGGATGACTGCAATGAAAACCTTTACTATTACACCAGCGAAAGGCGACGTAAACGTCAGATTGACATTAATGTGAAGAAATATGAaacctaa
- the LOC129246031 gene encoding uncharacterized protein LOC129246031 isoform X1, translating to MDVSPNRNSAGSASKLVSTPLTPGRKDLSKSIPKLTGEQTFKQKIEPSKRPSSATDSAVESGSIAPIAPTTSNTPTLTPKSSNESKPHYVRSKTLTSAQNNVQTKIPMKRTTATNATTKTGTTPRFGQRQQMRSASKISLTIKELGGNKKLEPNMSKMSFKANTSTNLKPPHIKTPTLRGNAAARISKRSASTISSRSNCDIRKGEVALPQLTKITSTAGDHDAGGGQVLSARERVVENNKLKVFEGLQRKLQDMQTDFMQKFETLKLSSPDKLKADYKFITLVKNDEYKLVLKDDHVIKMPKKLPTDSVNDFKEKVRFAVNSCLMCLIDNLSEAERTLNLDEMRTKLEEEQTKKLQDLFECVNSLAKARDTEMDTQIVRMQKEIQEGKKALQMADKRLAELKAVHTDEIETLQKELKEKTEADATKRETQIAEMNRKLRNLEKQHDKLKTTLQQNTEECTHEQTEKAKLQEELKSCKENIQALNKKLAHSENQLNHEKKDKHEKNETIQKLEVELEKSKKAIEEAIQTKTQVEHSHHEKELKKEINKLKGKIDASEKEKHEFVEQVEKLQEKIMEMDKLRDKISELEESNRELLEREKHAEESTELPKENQEEFQKLLQSEAEKHREIEKLKVELCKAHFSIEQLEEQIRRDQQLLEVRSELINSLQTNDNSQRIHLDQMFADVGEKNITINEVWLNNELRTKSEEFNNLFNTLSHKQMELSRQEHMIKLLEESNDRSQMLRVKQEEKIGRMEEEIANLKQTIAIYQHNVLGNPGCKNLIYQPIPGSDDCNENLYYYTSERRRKRQIDINVKKYET from the exons atggATGTTTCGCCAAACAGAAATAGTGCCGGCAGTGCCAGCAAACTCG TATCGACACCATTAACGCCTGGTCGTAAGGATCTTTCCAAATCCATACCCAAATTAACTGGTGAGCAAACTTTCAAGCAAAAGATCGAGCCATCTAAAAGGCCGTCCTCAGCAACGGACTCAGCTGTTGAGAGTGGTTCCATTGCTCCCATCGCTCCCACCACAAGCAATACTCCTACACTAACGCCCAAAAGCAGTAATGAATCGAAACCGCACTACGTTCGGTCAAAAACT TTGACGTCGGCGCAAAACAACGTCCAAACGAAAATCCCCATGAAACGCACT aCGGCTACAAATGCAACCACGAAGACTGGAACTACACCGCGCTTCGGTCAGCGCCAACAAATGCGATCCGCCTCCAAGATCAGCTTAACCATCAAAGAATTGGGCGGTAACAAGAAACTCGAACCAAACATGTCCAAAATGAGTTTCAAGGCGAACACTTCGACGAATTTAAAGCCGCCACATATAAAAACGCCGACATTGCGTGGCAATGCGGCTGCTAGGATCTCGAAGAGAAGTG CTAGCACCATTTCCTCTCGCAGCAATTGCGATATACGCAAAGGTGAAGTAGCCTTGCCACAACTCACCAAAATTACTTCAACTGCTGGTGATCACGACGCCGGAGGCGGGCAAGTACTGAGCGCCCGTGAACGTGTCGTCGAGAATAATAAACTGAAAGTGTTCGAGGGTCTTCAACGCAAGTTGCAGGATATGCAAACGGACTTCATGCAAAAGTTCGAGACCCTAAAACTCAGCTCACCCGACAAACTAAAAGCGGACTATAAATTCATAACCTTGGTTAAGAATGACGAATATAAGTTGGTACTGAAGGACGATCACGTGATTAAGATGCCGAAGAAATTAC CGACGGACTCTGTAAATGATTTTAAAGAGAAAGTGCGCTTCGCAGTGAACAGTTGCCTTATGTGCCTGATAGATAACCTAAGTGAAGCGGAGCGTACGCTGAATTTGGATGAAATGCGTACTAAGCTTGAAGAAGAGCAG ACCAAAAAATTGCAAGATCTCTTCGAATGCGTGAACTCGCTAGCCAAAGCCCGGGATACCGAGATGGATACGCAGATCGTTAGAATGCAAAAAGAAATACAG GAGGGCAAAAAAGCCTTACAAATGGCCGATAAGCGGTTAGCGGAATTGAAAGCTGTACACACTGATGAAATAGAGACTTTGCAGAAAGAGTTAAAGGAAAAAACTGAAGCCGATGCAACAAAGCGGGAAACTCAAATCGCTGAG ATGAATCGAAAACTGCGTAATTTAGAGAAACAACATGATAAATTGAAGACCACACTGCAACAGAATACAGAGGAATGCACCCACGAACAAACGGAGAAGGCGAAGCTGCAGGAGGAACTGAAAAGTTGTAAGGAAAA TATTCAAGCTCTCAATAAGAAATTGGCACACTCTGAAAATCAATTGAACCACGAAAAGAAAGATAAACACGAGAAAAACGAAACCATACAAAAACTGGAAGTTGAACTCGAAAAGTCTAAGAAGGCAATAGAAGAAGCAATCCAAACGAAAACACAAGTCGAACATTCCCACCATGAGAAAGAACTCAAAAAGGAGATAAATAAGTTGAAAGGAAAAATAGACGCATCGGAAAAAGAGAAGCATGAGTTTGTGGAGCAGGTTGAGAAACTGCAGGAG AAAATTATGGAGATGGATAAGTTACGGGATAAGATCAGTGAACTGGAAGAAAGTAATCG AGAATTGTTGGAACGCGAGAAACATGCCGAAGAAAGCACAGAATTGCCCAAGGAAAATCAGGAAGAG TTCCAAAAATTACTTCAGTCCGAGGCCGAAAAACATCGAGAAATCGAAAAACTCAAAGTTGAATTATGCAAAGCGCACTTTAGTATCGAACAGCTGGAGGAACAGATCCGCCGCGATCAACAACTGCTAGAGGTGCGCAGCGAATTGATAAACTCCTTGCAAACGAAtgacaatagtcagcgcatacATCTTGATCAAATGTTTGCCGATGTTGGTGAAAAGAATATTACCATCAATGAGGTATGG CTGAACAATGAGTTGCGTACGAAATCGGAGGAATTCAATAATCTCTTCAACACGTTGAGTCACAAGCAAATGGAATTGTCACGTCAGGAGCATATGATAAAGTTGTTGGAGGAGAGTAATGACCGTAGTCAGATGTTGCGGGTGAAGCAGGAGGAGAAGATCGGAAGGATGGAAGAAGAGATTGCTAACCTGAAGCaaacaat CGCCATCTATCAACACAATGTGCTTGGAAATCCCGGCTGTAAGAATCTCATCTATCAACCCATCCCGGGATCGGATGACTGCAATGAAAACCTTTACTATTACACCAGCGAAAGGCGACGTAAACGTCAGATTGACATTAATGTGAAGAAATATGAaacctaa
- the LOC129246031 gene encoding uncharacterized protein LOC129246031 isoform X2 → MDVSPNRNSAGSASKLVSTPLTPGRKDLSKSIPKLTGEQTFKQKIEPSKRPSSATDSAVESGSIAPIAPTTSNTPTLTPKSSNESKPHYVRSKTLTSAQNNVQTKIPMKRTTATNATTKTGTTPRFGQRQQMRSASKISLTIKELGGNKKLEPNMSKMSFKANTSTNLKPPHIKTPTLRGNAAARISKRSASTISSRSNCDIRKGEVALPQLTKITSTAGDHDAGGGQVLSARERVVENNKLKVFEGLQRKLQDMQTDFMQKFETLKLSSPDKLKADYKFITLVKNDEYKLVLKDDHVIKMPKKLPTDSVNDFKEKVRFAVNSCLMCLIDNLSEAERTLNLDEMRTKLEEEQTKKLQDLFECVNSLAKARDTEMDTQIVRMQKEIQEGKKALQMADKRLAELKAVHTDEIETLQKELKEKTEADATKRETQIAEMNRKLRNLEKQHDKLKTTLQQNTEECTHEQTEKAKLQEELKSCKENIQALNKKLAHSENQLNHEKKDKHEKNETIQKLEVELEKSKKAIEEAIQTKTQVEHSHHEKELKKEINKLKGKIDASEKEKHEFVEQVEKLQEKIMEMDKLRDKISELEESNRELLEREKHAEESTELPKENQEEFQKLLQSEAEKHREIEKLKVELCKAHFSIEQLEEQIRRDQQLLEVRSELINSLQTNDNSQRIHLDQMFADVGEKNITINELNNELRTKSEEFNNLFNTLSHKQMELSRQEHMIKLLEESNDRSQMLRVKQEEKIGRMEEEIANLKQTIAIYQHNVLGNPGCKNLIYQPIPGSDDCNENLYYYTSERRRKRQIDINVKKYET, encoded by the exons atggATGTTTCGCCAAACAGAAATAGTGCCGGCAGTGCCAGCAAACTCG TATCGACACCATTAACGCCTGGTCGTAAGGATCTTTCCAAATCCATACCCAAATTAACTGGTGAGCAAACTTTCAAGCAAAAGATCGAGCCATCTAAAAGGCCGTCCTCAGCAACGGACTCAGCTGTTGAGAGTGGTTCCATTGCTCCCATCGCTCCCACCACAAGCAATACTCCTACACTAACGCCCAAAAGCAGTAATGAATCGAAACCGCACTACGTTCGGTCAAAAACT TTGACGTCGGCGCAAAACAACGTCCAAACGAAAATCCCCATGAAACGCACT aCGGCTACAAATGCAACCACGAAGACTGGAACTACACCGCGCTTCGGTCAGCGCCAACAAATGCGATCCGCCTCCAAGATCAGCTTAACCATCAAAGAATTGGGCGGTAACAAGAAACTCGAACCAAACATGTCCAAAATGAGTTTCAAGGCGAACACTTCGACGAATTTAAAGCCGCCACATATAAAAACGCCGACATTGCGTGGCAATGCGGCTGCTAGGATCTCGAAGAGAAGTG CTAGCACCATTTCCTCTCGCAGCAATTGCGATATACGCAAAGGTGAAGTAGCCTTGCCACAACTCACCAAAATTACTTCAACTGCTGGTGATCACGACGCCGGAGGCGGGCAAGTACTGAGCGCCCGTGAACGTGTCGTCGAGAATAATAAACTGAAAGTGTTCGAGGGTCTTCAACGCAAGTTGCAGGATATGCAAACGGACTTCATGCAAAAGTTCGAGACCCTAAAACTCAGCTCACCCGACAAACTAAAAGCGGACTATAAATTCATAACCTTGGTTAAGAATGACGAATATAAGTTGGTACTGAAGGACGATCACGTGATTAAGATGCCGAAGAAATTAC CGACGGACTCTGTAAATGATTTTAAAGAGAAAGTGCGCTTCGCAGTGAACAGTTGCCTTATGTGCCTGATAGATAACCTAAGTGAAGCGGAGCGTACGCTGAATTTGGATGAAATGCGTACTAAGCTTGAAGAAGAGCAG ACCAAAAAATTGCAAGATCTCTTCGAATGCGTGAACTCGCTAGCCAAAGCCCGGGATACCGAGATGGATACGCAGATCGTTAGAATGCAAAAAGAAATACAG GAGGGCAAAAAAGCCTTACAAATGGCCGATAAGCGGTTAGCGGAATTGAAAGCTGTACACACTGATGAAATAGAGACTTTGCAGAAAGAGTTAAAGGAAAAAACTGAAGCCGATGCAACAAAGCGGGAAACTCAAATCGCTGAG ATGAATCGAAAACTGCGTAATTTAGAGAAACAACATGATAAATTGAAGACCACACTGCAACAGAATACAGAGGAATGCACCCACGAACAAACGGAGAAGGCGAAGCTGCAGGAGGAACTGAAAAGTTGTAAGGAAAA TATTCAAGCTCTCAATAAGAAATTGGCACACTCTGAAAATCAATTGAACCACGAAAAGAAAGATAAACACGAGAAAAACGAAACCATACAAAAACTGGAAGTTGAACTCGAAAAGTCTAAGAAGGCAATAGAAGAAGCAATCCAAACGAAAACACAAGTCGAACATTCCCACCATGAGAAAGAACTCAAAAAGGAGATAAATAAGTTGAAAGGAAAAATAGACGCATCGGAAAAAGAGAAGCATGAGTTTGTGGAGCAGGTTGAGAAACTGCAGGAG AAAATTATGGAGATGGATAAGTTACGGGATAAGATCAGTGAACTGGAAGAAAGTAATCG AGAATTGTTGGAACGCGAGAAACATGCCGAAGAAAGCACAGAATTGCCCAAGGAAAATCAGGAAGAG TTCCAAAAATTACTTCAGTCCGAGGCCGAAAAACATCGAGAAATCGAAAAACTCAAAGTTGAATTATGCAAAGCGCACTTTAGTATCGAACAGCTGGAGGAACAGATCCGCCGCGATCAACAACTGCTAGAGGTGCGCAGCGAATTGATAAACTCCTTGCAAACGAAtgacaatagtcagcgcatacATCTTGATCAAATGTTTGCCGATGTTGGTGAAAAGAATATTACCATCAATGAG CTGAACAATGAGTTGCGTACGAAATCGGAGGAATTCAATAATCTCTTCAACACGTTGAGTCACAAGCAAATGGAATTGTCACGTCAGGAGCATATGATAAAGTTGTTGGAGGAGAGTAATGACCGTAGTCAGATGTTGCGGGTGAAGCAGGAGGAGAAGATCGGAAGGATGGAAGAAGAGATTGCTAACCTGAAGCaaacaat CGCCATCTATCAACACAATGTGCTTGGAAATCCCGGCTGTAAGAATCTCATCTATCAACCCATCCCGGGATCGGATGACTGCAATGAAAACCTTTACTATTACACCAGCGAAAGGCGACGTAAACGTCAGATTGACATTAATGTGAAGAAATATGAaacctaa